CCACGCGCCGTCGTCGGGCCGCGAGCTGCTCGAGCAGATCCTCGCGACCAGCCACGCCGAGCCCACCGCGACCGAGACCTGGGCGACCTACCACCCTCGAGAGCTCGCGCCCGCGGTGCCGCCCGTTCATCCACAGGAGCCGTGGGGAGCACCCCCTCCACAGTCGGCGGCGTATCGCTTGACCGCCGCCCAGCCACCGATCCCCGATGGACCGGTGCTGGGTCGCTGACGCACGTCACCCAACCCAACCGAGAAGGAGAACCGTCGTGAGTGACATCGAGATCATCCAGACCCCGCGCGTGATGCTCAGCGTGGTCGAGGCCGCCAAGTGCCTGTCCGTCGGCCGCACCACCATGTACGAGCTGATCCACAGCGGCGAGGTCGAGAGCGTGCACATCGGCCGGCTGCACCGCGTCCCCGCCGACTGCCTGCACGAGTTCGTCGAGCGGCGCCGCCGACAGCAGAGCGTCGGGGAGCCGTGACGCCATGGGCACCCGAGCGGGCAACCAGCGGTCGTCGGTCTTCCAGGGGAACGACGGGCGCTGGTACGGCTTCGTGTCGATGGGCATCCGGCCCGACGGCTCGCCGGACCGGCGCAAGCGCACCGGCGCGACGCGCGCCGAGGTGGTCCGCAAGGTTCGCGAGCTGGAGCGGCAGCGAACGGACCAGTCGGCGCTTCCGGCGGGCCTGTCGCCGCGGCTGGAGACGTGGCTCACGGAGTGGCTCCGGGCGACGGCGCTGCGCGTGCGGCCGAGCACCCTGTCCGGGTACACGGTCGACGTCTACCGGCACATCAACCCGACCATCGGCAGGCACCGCCTCGACGCGCTCCAGCCCGAGCACATCGAGCACCTGTACGCCGTCCTGCTGGCGAGCGGCCTCA
The sequence above is a segment of the Cellulomonas fimi genome. Coding sequences within it:
- a CDS encoding helix-turn-helix domain-containing protein, with amino-acid sequence MSDIEIIQTPRVMLSVVEAAKCLSVGRTTMYELIHSGEVESVHIGRLHRVPADCLHEFVERRRRQQSVGEP